Proteins from one Ketobacter alkanivorans genomic window:
- the rsuA gene encoding 16S rRNA pseudouridine(516) synthase RsuA, with protein MRLDKYLSNYSGLSRKEAKEAIKSGDVLVNSNAVTDPRFTVDEQQNVHLNGMRISPRGPRYYMLHKPEGCVCANTDAQHPTVIGLFSEEDDFMELHVAGRLDMDTTGLVLITDDGQWSHRITSPKHKMPKRYQVTLEAPIAANAAELFAEGVLLRNEHKRTRPAQLNVINPHQVELTIYEGKYHQVKRMFAAIGNHVTALHRARIGDLCLDPNLHPGEYRPLTQEEIISLS; from the coding sequence ATGAGACTTGACAAATATTTAAGCAACTATTCAGGGCTATCCCGTAAAGAGGCCAAAGAAGCCATAAAAAGTGGTGACGTTCTGGTGAACAGCAACGCGGTAACCGATCCTCGGTTCACAGTGGACGAACAACAAAACGTACACCTGAATGGTATGCGCATCAGCCCGCGAGGGCCTCGTTATTATATGCTGCACAAACCCGAAGGCTGCGTGTGCGCCAACACCGATGCCCAACACCCCACTGTGATCGGGCTGTTCAGTGAAGAAGACGACTTCATGGAGTTACATGTGGCAGGCCGCCTTGATATGGACACCACAGGTCTGGTATTGATCACTGACGATGGACAGTGGAGTCATCGCATCACCTCCCCAAAACATAAGATGCCGAAGCGTTACCAGGTCACACTGGAAGCACCCATCGCCGCCAACGCAGCAGAACTGTTTGCCGAAGGTGTTCTACTGCGCAATGAACATAAGCGCACTCGTCCGGCACAGTTGAACGTGATCAATCCACATCAGGTTGAACTCACCATATATGAGGGCAAATACCACCAGGTTAAGCGCATGTTCGCCGCCATCGGCAACCATGTTACAGCCCTCCATCGTGCCCGTATCGGAGATCTGTGCCTGGATCCGAACCTGCATCCCGGTGAATACCGCCCACTTACTCAGGAAGAGATTATTAGCCTGTCATGA
- a CDS encoding ATP-dependent helicase codes for MKLNSEQETAAHYQGQAQHLLVLAGAGTGKTRTIIGRILFLIKQGVPAERVLMLTFTRRAAKEMLLRLNNEVGKVAQSITAGTFHHFCLQVMRRVPKAFAVEDRTVIDRDDAQSLLQLIRGERLKKGEKRDFPKAPTILNYISYAKNCCLQLDDYLAQFTELDTGTMERLVEIANLYEQRKHERRYLDYDDILHLFVQGIETNSKLRERIAGLYQHVLVDEMQDTNPLQWRILNALSNANLFCVGDDAQSIYAFRGADFRNVHEFEARLSNATTLKLQENYRSTQEILDIANWLLQESTISYDKELHAHRGRGLKPQLLDFESKFDEAEWIATDLQERHEAGAAWSDHMILVRSAWSAKTLEGALIERQIPYKFVGGTSLLEAAHVKDLLSLCRAAISAYDELAWIRYLKCWPKIGDATAAKIVQQLIELDPADNPLQVLDSALAKREDIRQGIALIQQYRAEPQTALKLGAEHLSKALALRYDRWDSRLADLRLLSDLALRYKDLLGFVEAYTLDPVSNSEAEKTDQEDCLTLITVHSAKGTEAPVCYCLGVQPGMYPHMRSLGDKEAEEEERRILYVALTRAQNELLITRSGDDNRTQFHGGSFVHGASSSYFLEYLPIELVEFKHFGYHLGHGGGSVLDELLDFE; via the coding sequence ATGAAACTGAATTCCGAACAAGAAACAGCCGCCCACTATCAGGGTCAGGCTCAGCACTTGCTGGTGCTGGCGGGAGCAGGTACGGGTAAAACCCGCACCATCATTGGCCGCATCCTGTTTTTGATCAAACAGGGCGTCCCCGCGGAACGGGTGCTGATGCTCACCTTCACCCGTCGTGCCGCCAAAGAGATGCTGCTGCGGCTCAATAACGAAGTGGGAAAGGTCGCACAGAGCATTACCGCCGGAACCTTCCATCATTTCTGCCTGCAGGTAATGCGGCGGGTGCCCAAGGCCTTTGCGGTAGAGGATCGCACCGTCATTGATCGGGATGATGCCCAGAGCCTGTTGCAACTGATACGGGGGGAGCGGCTGAAAAAAGGGGAAAAACGTGACTTCCCCAAGGCTCCCACCATTCTGAACTACATATCCTACGCCAAAAACTGCTGCCTGCAGCTGGATGACTACCTGGCTCAATTTACTGAATTGGACACCGGCACCATGGAGCGCCTGGTGGAAATCGCCAATCTGTACGAGCAACGCAAGCACGAGCGGCGCTATCTTGATTACGACGATATTCTGCATCTCTTCGTACAAGGCATCGAGACAAACAGCAAATTGCGAGAGCGTATCGCTGGCCTCTATCAGCATGTTCTGGTGGACGAAATGCAGGACACCAACCCTCTGCAATGGCGAATCCTCAACGCCCTGAGCAACGCCAACCTATTCTGCGTAGGGGATGATGCGCAATCCATCTACGCCTTTCGTGGTGCCGACTTTCGCAATGTACACGAATTTGAAGCACGGCTGAGCAACGCCACCACCCTGAAATTGCAGGAAAATTACCGCAGCACACAGGAAATTCTCGATATCGCCAACTGGCTGTTACAAGAATCCACCATAAGCTATGACAAGGAACTGCACGCTCACCGGGGCCGGGGCCTAAAACCTCAATTGTTGGATTTTGAGAGCAAATTCGATGAAGCCGAATGGATCGCCACCGACCTGCAGGAGCGTCATGAGGCGGGTGCAGCGTGGAGCGACCATATGATACTGGTACGGTCGGCATGGTCTGCCAAAACCCTGGAAGGGGCACTGATAGAGCGTCAAATACCCTATAAATTTGTCGGCGGCACCAGTCTGCTGGAAGCGGCCCACGTGAAAGATCTGCTATCACTGTGCCGAGCCGCCATCAGCGCCTACGATGAACTGGCCTGGATTCGCTATCTCAAGTGCTGGCCCAAGATCGGTGACGCGACGGCCGCCAAAATCGTACAACAGCTGATCGAGCTGGATCCGGCGGACAACCCCCTGCAAGTGCTGGACAGCGCCCTGGCCAAACGGGAAGACATCCGTCAGGGCATTGCACTCATACAGCAATACCGGGCAGAACCACAAACCGCCTTAAAACTGGGAGCCGAACACCTGAGCAAAGCCCTCGCCCTGCGCTACGATCGCTGGGATAGTCGCTTGGCGGATTTGCGCCTCCTATCGGATTTGGCGCTGCGCTACAAGGATCTACTGGGGTTTGTGGAAGCCTACACCCTTGACCCGGTCTCCAACTCCGAGGCTGAAAAAACCGACCAAGAAGATTGCCTGACCCTGATCACCGTACACAGCGCCAAAGGCACAGAAGCACCCGTATGCTATTGCCTCGGCGTGCAGCCCGGTATGTACCCCCACATGCGCAGCCTGGGGGACAAAGAAGCAGAAGAAGAGGAGCGCCGCATTCTCTATGTTGCACTGACCCGGGCCCAAAACGAATTGCTGATCACTCGCTCCGGTGACGACAACCGAACCCAGTTCCACGGCGGCTCTTTTGTACACGGGGCCAGCAGCAGCTACTTCCTCGAATACCTACCAATTGAACTGGTTGAATTTAAACACTTCGGTTATCACTTAGGGCACGGCGGCGGATCTGTACTGGATGAACTGTTGGATTTCGAATAA
- a CDS encoding choice-of-anchor H family protein, translating to MYKIPFTVVTLLLLILANHPQAHAAAADTAITATPNTATGSKTKGQLVNNPSKTESTLNTRALSYQDASHSAHGSVSLYDIWFDMKSDIDGDGYYHQFDVSFDLDTHYNSQTIYVIAELNGLTTQTLFQTTPYTLYGNSGNDSYQANVLLTDGYPPHQYNLTLRVFDANSDELLLTYNTRDHNDANTLNLEDSQYESVSNHRLSLYELSYELRADYDSDGYYTELTVDFDADAPGAEQWIYARISLIDSYGQQHEISLSNDFMLYDYASNDAYSTQINLNHGFEPDTYQLIVELYDADTHALLLTSTTPPSARLRLESSDRDASYGVTVEEEYYVAGSGGGAGMLLLTTLMILLILKRRYKSEK from the coding sequence ATGTACAAAATCCCCTTTACTGTAGTCACCCTACTACTATTGATTCTGGCCAATCACCCCCAGGCTCATGCGGCCGCAGCAGATACGGCAATCACGGCGACCCCAAACACTGCCACCGGCAGCAAAACAAAAGGGCAGCTGGTAAACAATCCCAGTAAAACAGAATCCACCCTGAATACGCGCGCGCTCTCCTACCAAGACGCCAGCCACAGCGCCCATGGGTCTGTCTCTCTTTACGATATCTGGTTTGACATGAAAAGCGACATTGATGGTGATGGCTACTATCACCAATTTGATGTTAGTTTTGATCTGGATACACACTACAACTCGCAAACCATCTACGTCATCGCCGAACTGAACGGCCTTACAACCCAAACCCTCTTTCAAACCACCCCTTACACCCTATACGGAAACAGTGGCAACGACAGCTATCAAGCCAACGTTCTGCTCACGGATGGATACCCGCCTCATCAATACAACCTCACCTTGCGTGTATTTGATGCCAACAGTGATGAACTACTATTAACCTACAACACCCGTGATCATAACGACGCCAACACCCTCAACCTGGAAGACAGCCAATACGAATCCGTTAGCAATCACAGGCTATCCCTATATGAACTGAGCTATGAGCTTAGGGCGGATTACGATAGCGATGGTTACTATACCGAACTGACCGTAGACTTTGATGCAGATGCTCCCGGTGCAGAACAATGGATCTATGCGCGCATCAGCCTGATCGACTCATACGGCCAACAGCATGAAATAAGCCTCAGCAACGATTTCATGCTTTACGACTACGCAAGCAACGATGCGTATTCCACACAAATCAATTTGAATCATGGTTTTGAACCTGACACCTATCAACTGATCGTAGAATTATACGATGCAGACACGCACGCCCTACTTCTTACCAGCACCACACCACCCAGCGCACGGCTACGCCTGGAAAGTAGCGACAGGGACGCATCATATGGCGTTACGGTAGAGGAAGAATATTACGTGGCCGGTAGTGGTGGTGGAGCAGGCATGCTTCTGCTCACAACATTAATGATACTGTTGATACTGAAACGCAGGTATAAAAGTGAGAAGTAA
- a CDS encoding methyltransferase codes for MTDPALEFLCEALSNYPGKRLLIADEHLDSTLLLSLKAMENLTLLSNRFDVHQAATANNIPCIFNDMDLTETDTTYDVIAYRVSKEKAIVHHVINQSAQHLNPKGCLLMCGFKNEGIKTYISKAEQYFGCKADVSKGERQLKLAELHPVQLDEPLDDRDYQAIIVIGEQRQHELLSKPGQYGWNKIDKGSEQLISAFAEHVEQTEPPSTLLDLGCGYGYLSVMAWALGVKHIVATDNNAAALASCRQNIQRHNIDAEVIADDCAGGIHHQYDAVLCNPPFHKGFDTEKDLTEKFLRSARNHLKNDGVAFVVVNQFIPVETLAPAFFKSTELVFRDKSFKVFKLSS; via the coding sequence ATGACTGATCCCGCACTTGAATTTTTATGCGAAGCCCTGTCGAACTACCCGGGAAAACGCTTGCTGATAGCCGATGAGCACCTGGACAGCACCCTACTATTATCCCTGAAAGCGATGGAAAACCTAACCCTGTTAAGCAATCGTTTCGATGTTCATCAGGCCGCCACCGCTAACAATATTCCTTGCATATTCAACGACATGGATCTGACTGAAACAGACACCACCTACGATGTCATTGCCTACCGCGTATCCAAAGAAAAAGCCATCGTACACCACGTGATCAACCAGTCTGCCCAGCACCTCAACCCGAAAGGTTGTCTGTTAATGTGCGGATTCAAAAACGAAGGCATTAAAACCTACATCAGCAAAGCGGAACAATACTTCGGCTGCAAGGCAGATGTCAGCAAGGGAGAACGCCAACTGAAACTGGCGGAACTGCACCCCGTGCAACTGGACGAACCACTGGACGACCGCGACTACCAAGCGATCATTGTCATTGGCGAACAGCGCCAGCACGAATTGCTCAGCAAACCGGGACAGTATGGTTGGAATAAGATCGACAAAGGCAGCGAACAGCTGATCAGCGCCTTCGCTGAACATGTTGAACAAACCGAACCTCCGTCTACCTTACTGGACTTAGGCTGTGGCTACGGCTATTTGTCGGTGATGGCTTGGGCATTGGGTGTTAAGCATATTGTTGCCACGGATAACAATGCCGCTGCATTGGCAAGTTGTCGCCAAAATATCCAGCGACACAATATTGATGCTGAAGTTATCGCTGATGATTGCGCAGGCGGCATACATCATCAATACGACGCTGTACTGTGCAACCCCCCGTTTCATAAAGGGTTTGATACCGAAAAAGATCTTACAGAAAAATTCTTGCGCAGTGCGCGCAATCACTTAAAAAATGATGGTGTAGCCTTCGTGGTGGTAAACCAGTTTATCCCCGTAGAAACTCTGGCCCCGGCGTTTTTCAAAAGCACAGAGCTGGTGTTTAGGGATAAAAGCTTCAAGGTATTCAAGCTATCTTCTTAA